DNA from Cheilinus undulatus linkage group 20, ASM1832078v1, whole genome shotgun sequence:
TTGTGCCTTTTTGACCTCATATCTTTTTCTGTACCTAATCACTCAAGCCCCTCCCTTTTACCTTATCCATAAAACTGCCTAGTAACCTCTTCCACCCTGGCAGCCCCAAATGCCACCATTTCTGTGATGTTAATCCTCAGTAAACGAAAGTGAATAATACACCTGGGGTGACCTACCTTCACCTTAAATCCACTTACACTCTCACCTTGATACTCTCAGGGTCAATGACAATCTCTCTGAGCCAAAAAACATCCAGTTCCCTATCACCAGGCAGATCTATGATTTCTAACTTTCAATAGGGATTTTATATTGAATATTTGTTACTTACTCTTTGACTTCCTTCGCGCTGAAGTCCAAGTAGCGGTTGCTAACCCACTGAATCTCAAACCAATCTCTGTAGTTGTCATTTCCACAGCAGCGAAACTCCATCTGCATCTGGTCCAGGGTCCTCTTCATGTAGCAGCGTCCCGGTGTATCCGTGTCTTTGTAGAACTTCATGCCATTCCTTAGCCCTTCTGCCAGGGTGAACTGAAAAGGGATCCTCATCACGAAACACAGCAGGGCCGTCAGAAATAAAAGGGCATTGAAACCCACGCAGAACATCAAGAAGTTCTTCAACATGGGCTTCCACTTGATAAACTTGGAAGGGTCCAATGAGTCATAACAGATTTTGCCTCCAAAGGCGTTGATTCCACAGGCTATTAGACCCATCAATATGAGCAGATTGGGCAAGAAGTGACTCTCGTTGTTGTCCATGAGTTCTGATCTTTTCCGTAGCTCAATCTTAAAGAAAAGGCCCATGCTGAAGATCAGCACGCCGGCCATTACAGCAAACCAGTACATGAACCAGACAGTCTGGGCGAGCTTTACTCGCTTCTTCAGATCAAATTTTACCAACATCAACGCCATTGTTCAACCGGTGGTGTGTCCCTACCTGCAAAGAAGAGTCAAATGATAATCTAGAACAGCAGGAGCTCCAGATAGACTTCCAGATAGCTCCTAAGTTCAGTCAATGTTCGTGAATTCGCCAACCTGCAGGTCTGTTTGCAGTCAGGGTCTCCTTTGGCTGGTCCAAGCGGACAGGAGAATCAGTTCAACCTGTAATCCATCCCACAGCgaaagagcagagaagaagaacccAGGATGACCCAGGGGCAGCACTTTTGGGTTATTTCTCGGAAGATATCTCCTCTCCCATCGTGGCGAAAACTTCCACTTTCTCAAGGCTTTGTTTTCCTAACTTTTACTGGTTTTCCTCCCTTAACACACAGGTGAGGCTAATTGCGATGTTCTGTTCTCCTTGAGAGGTGGAGGATTGCCGAGGATCCTCATGATTAAACTCAAAGTTGCAGTACGTCATGGTAAGCCCCTGTAAGCAGCCTGATCCAATTTGCAGAAATCCCTCTACACAAGATGAGCCTGATCGTAAGCCTCTGCCAGGGGCCATAATTGGTTTGAGCGTTCACGTGGTCATGGTTGCCTTGATCAAACGAACAGGGAGCACTGGAAGCATGAGTTGAAGGCTAACAAAGACCATGCACAAGACAGTGGAGCTAATAACGGTGCATATCCATTCACAGGTAGGGGTCCACAAGTTCAGCACAAACAGGATGTCCTCCCGGCAGTGCTAATCAAGCCCCAGTAACCCATTCACAAGAAACAAAAGAGCTCCCAGGCTCACAATACAATTGCTGCACTGGGACTGAAAATGTGATTTagaactgcacaaaaacacatgcaccTGAATCaaatttagctttgtttgcatCCTTATCAACACTGTGAAATTGTGTTATTGTCTTTTGTGGTTGTGGAGATTAGAATCAACACGGCTTCTCGTCTGAACATTAGCTCACTTACTCACTGAATAGCTTTTATTTAATCTCTTTTAGCCCTTGTGTTGTCTTAACATTTGGTATACTCCCGTTGTCCGAAGGGTCAAAAATGATCTGCCTTCATGAAGcttttaaaataacagaattttGAACCCCAGATCTATTTTACAGGAAGAGACAACCTGTCATTTATTGCAAACCGTCTAAACCCCTCCCTCTTCTAAGAACAGAAAGACTGTATTTAATTACTTGAGGTGGGAGGCTTCAAAGtagaaatcaggaagggagCATGGTATTACAGGGAAAGGAGCTACAGGTCAGACTTGAGCCCAGGTCACTCACTTCAAGGACTACAGCCTTTGTACATGGGATGTGGCCTAAACACTGGACCATCTGCCCCCCTTTATGCTTTAATTTACTTAAATAGGAATGCATTATTGGTTGTGAATAAACAGCAATCTCAGTTCTATTTGATTGCTTTTACAATGTCAATGCATAATTTGTGTTAAACCTGTAACAATTTATACACTTTGTGGAAAAGTTCTAGCTTGCAAGGATTAACTCTTTAGAATACACTCCTCCATAGGGGTTACTAGATCCAGCAGACTCCCACATACAGAAATAGAGACCAGCACACCAGGAGTGAGACGAAACTATGTGCACACACTTGTAATGACTCTGAGCCAGGATGGCTGGCATGGTCACTGGCTCTGAGCCAGAATGGCTCAACAGATGAACCAGTCCTGAACAAACACGCACCAGTCCTCTGCAACTACCACGGGTGTCAACGCCTGCTGTGCCTGTTGTGTCTGCATTAATGTCCGTGCAATAGATCTGagcttttatttcacttttatagttgtctgactactcaGAGAGTATTTTTCATTGCAGATCACTCTTACCCATACAGACCGCATTCACACCCTGATGGTGAAGATTACTGTGTATGCTATGCAGTCTTGCCCAAAGTTACATGGACGTGGGGCTGTCGGAGCTGGTGATCAAAACCCAGCCTTCTAGTTGAGAGACAACTGACCCCACAAATCACAGCCACTCATACAAAGTGACTGTACAGTTGTGTGACATTTAAATCTACGCAATCAGCAGTTTCTTTATTCTGAGAGAGTATAATAACAGTGCATCAGCACAACCTTCAGCTCTGCACCGGCTGATTTGCTGTCTACTTATGAGCTGTATTGCAAAGGAATTTTTGAATAAAACCACAGAATGAACTCTAGGGGTCTTGTCAGCTTTTCAGTTTTGCCTCTATTGCTATcttatttattgaagtttctgtatacagtactgtgcatatTTGTGCTAAAAAATTAGGCTGAAGTATGGCGTGTAAGGGCAagtaagcccacctgagggcaccatcgggTGGGAAAgaagattgacacaacccaagtcatgctctggatgtccttgcatactACCACAGGCACAGGAAAATGAGCAGTggcaaaataacaaagtccacacctttaggacAGAGGCTAACAGGGGTGAAAAGCCCTGGACcaaagagatgctgttgagcttgactcttGAACGACACCTGTGTTGCTATGTATCAGTCTTGACCCTTGCTGTCCCCCCTTCCCAGCCTGGGGTTGTGGCACACCATGCCCTGCAGTGAATCCAGGgagccctacatgcctaaaatgtATACACATGACATGACATTATTGAAAAGATGATTCTTTTGTTAGTCTGCTTACGTAAAAAGGAATCTGGCTCTGGTTAGCATTGCTCTCAGTGTGCAggaattaaaaatcaaatataaaccccccccccaaaaaaaagaaaaaaaaattgaatatatCCAAGCTTTTACtgcttattttaccttttatatACAAGTCCATGTGCATAAAGGGTTTGGCTGCAAGCAGTGCAATGGCTGCAGGGATGCTGAATAGACGTTATCAAAAGTATAGAATATGCAATGATGTGGCAGAGTGACAGGTAGATGAGGTAAGTTACATTACTTTGTGCAAGTATGTCTTAAGgagaggcattttaccacagtgagctttctaaCTTAAATACTTGAAGTAAAAACATTCAATTTATATTTCTACCTTGAAAGGTTAAACCTGGATTTTTGATCAAAAATACCAATTTTAACAACAATACTAtactgaaatttgttttgctgttttgtatAACATGCAATAATAGATTAATTTACTTGAATTTAATTTAGGCTTGCTGAATTTAACCAAATTGATGTGTAAATAAAATCTATGCATCCATGTGCTCAGTGATGACGCCTCTAGGTGTGTTCCTGTCACTGTTcagtcatttttgtttcatctaAACCACAAACTGCAAAATTTTTCATTACCTAAATGTGAGTTggtgatgcacaatattataaGCATTATGTTTTGGCCGATCCTGTTTttctgtaacctgacacaccagatggatttgtttcccccatccatctgggaaagcttctataggaaacgtttgggaaaaggcagaggctttgaaaaaactcatagtgtgattggatgaacgttctgtccgtcacatctctacgggccaatcagagcaacaaaacacgtgacgcagccgctatcgagctgcgtgtgtGCAGCCACTGAGGAGTAATGCAAAACATTgtgacatgtaagtactcagcctttgtttttgaaaagaaaacaactcaatgctgttctttgttcatcttttaacaaagaaatgtttcaagttctgataaaactggcgctttagcagcatccacgctaagctcttccaccataactgcaccagcgcttgctgctgcttgtttacgtcatgactctacCGCGCCTTAAAATACTGCCCCTcagtgctgattggtcctgtcactttctaaccaggcccaaacggttcatatgagagctttgcaagatggattcaccagtgagaaataaggaaatgggtgtatccatctgctttgcaaagttaggtTTTCTGTATCAGCAGATTTGATATTTAAATCAGCTGTACAAAGAGGTAGCCCCTAAAACACAGAGAGATGTGATTTATTGGTGCTgtaaatgcatgtgtgctggatctgTAGCCTTGTGCTAGCATCCAGGGTGACAGTTACTTCATGTTAGAGCTGAAAAGGGTGTCAACTTTTATTcggttctaatgttgaaattattGATTTGCGACACTTGTAAGTCAATTTTTTCATCAATTATTGCAAtatctttttgccatttattttttgcacatttttgctcccttttgccatcttttgaccattttcactgcatttgaaccattttggctgtttgtAACCAATTTATGCAAGTACTCAcccttttttcaaatctttttacACACATTATTGCTGAtttatgaagtctgacattacttttctAATCATTTCAAATgaccatccacattgttaacatcattTATAGAGGAAATATGTTTTataaaaaggggtttacattttggaaaaaaaaacatattgtgCCACAGCATAGAAACAAATTTTTGTTGTTGACAAAAATAATGATCACAGATTAACTTCatagaccatgatttttttctgatctcCCCagtgggcccctgaaagctctccccttctTTCCCCCTTAAAGGCAGCCTTGGGAGTAAATATCAACAGAATTTACCAACAAATTTGTGGCTTTATAGTTAGAACCAAAAAGGTAGGACTTTTAGGTCTGCACTATTCAAATTGCTATAGCCTAAAATTGATTTGTAAATCTTGGCAATTGAGATTTTGACAAAATTCCAACACTGTGGCCTCTGTTTTGAGTGGTTGAAAATTTTGGGATATTtggatacttttttttttagtaaatgaGGTGTTGTTGGGTCTCAAGGCCTGGCCAGTTTAGAGCCACTGCTATAGCCATCAGAAAAgcaatttctgttattttaaatgatgaGAATAAAGAGCAGAGTAACAAAAATGAGTCTACTTTTAAGTTAGAACCATTTTCAGTTTATTAGATACAACttgcttaaaaataaaaaagcaaaaaataaaatacaatcagAAAATTGCAAAGAAACTACCAATTAGGCTTGTTTGTGCCaccaaaaatgacaacaatCAAATGGTGCAAAGAAGAATTTGATTGCTATTTATAGTctttaactgtttaaaagttTTGCAATGTCCActttattttttagtattttgCAAAGCATAGGCAGAAGAATAAAGGTTTTAATACACCAAATGTATGATTTTTGGCAAAGTTAAGAATTCTCCACGCAGTCATCATGGGATTTGGATTTAAATTTTGGTAGTGTTACTTTGCCCATGTCATACAAAACTTCTTGAAGCAGTGCAACGGTCATTAAATGACATCTGTCAACAGAAGCAGCATAAAATTACTAATAAGTGAAACTGAAGGATTTTCATTAGAGCAAATGGAAATGGTTCTATATGTCAGTGCTTGGGCTGAGATCATCCAGGGTGATGgtttttcagtctttattcTAAGAGTCCCAGTTGGTTTTCCTGTCTGCTTCTGGAATTACAGTCCAGTTTGGGGAAGGCGTTCCAGCAGCAAGCCAGTTGAAGTCATCCACCTGGTCCCAGTTGTTGAGGTTCTGGTCTAGTCCAGACACCGCAAAATCTTCCTCCAGTGTGGGATATGACCACGAGAACGGGGCAAAGCTCACTCCACGACAGTCCTCAATGATGGCCCGGCTTGTGACATGCAGATACACCTGAGTGTCCGTGGTGTTGTGAGTCCGCAGCTGCTGACACGGAAAGGCCAGGGTGCTGTTTTTACACTCATCAATGAATACTGAGCTTGACACAGGCCCACACAGGATCTCACACCTGTCGATATGCTTCAGGTGCAACGTGCTAGGAGAACCGAAGAGATGAACTTTGCAGTTAGTTAGGTGAGATAACAGCACGTCTTGTTTCTGGATctcctctgctgtttttgtgaGAGACACATCATTCATGTTGGAAAAGCCGCACTTCACAGAGAGTGCAGATCCATCCACTTCAGTGCTAGCAGACCCTACAGCAGGTTTAGGGGCGTCTGTCACTAGGGTAGAGGCTTTTTCTGTTGCTTTGGTGCGAGCTTTAAATGCAAACTTCTTCTTAGGCAGCCTCTCCTCTCTAACCTCAGCAAGAGAGGTCTGTAGTTTCTGCAGAGCAGCCTGGGCTTGTCTCAGGTCGTACTGCTTCAGAAACAAAGTGCTATCACTCAGAAACTTTTGTAGCTGTAGCGTTTTAGCCGTAGCCTCCTCTAATTTTTGGGTCAAAGTAGCTTTGTCAGCTCCGGAGCAGCTGGACAGCAGCTCCTCGATTGACTCCCGCTCTCTGTTGAAAGTGCTGAAGAAGTAGTCTCCCTTCTCTTCCGCCACGGACTGGCTCTCTTTAGCTTCTCTCCTCCGCTCGGCATCCTCTATCCTCTCCTGGTGCCTCTTCTGGAGACGCTCTTGTATCCTGACGGCACTACTTTCGCCGGTAAACCCGTTTTCCTGGCTAACTTCGGCCGTTGCGTCCATGTTGTCACACATTCTGTTGTTGCGGAAGCGGTGACGTCACGCGTTCTTCTTCGTAAATATAAGGCGACATTGAGGATTCACAGCGCCCCCTGTTGTATTGGAGTTTGTTATGACAGCAAACACTTCACcaatgtgaaaaatgaagtATAAacttataaaaagaaaaattaattaGTAAagttctcatttttttaaaaaaatatttcacaaattttgttttttcttataattaaatatagcaaaaacatttaaaacattataataTGAAAGAAAAACGAAACATTTCCAAAGTACAAGAATTAAGTTGATATAATTCAACAAAGAACTCGAATCTTTATTGAATTTATAATAATTGGTCCTATAAAATCAAAATCTCTTAGCATGTGCAGAACAAAAGAAGTTGTATAAGAcgcaaaatacaaaaaataaataaataatataaaaaaataaagctgtaaatCATAGCAAAAAGGATAGAAATCATagtgacaaacaaacaaaaaagaataaataatgcAGTGGAAGCCAAGGACAGATTGTCCCCTTACTAATCAATCTAGGATGGTGTCAATCTATACATTATTCTATCcatgaaattataaaaatcaagaGCACACAGAATTGTgtatatatttaatatttatattataaatGTGTATAATGTCATAAGCAGAAACCAAATATgatacacttaaatgttttttaattaaatatgaaataaatattttatttttttttcacaaaaaaagaataacataaaattaaatctaaaaaatgaGTCACGTGTGGCTTTGTTTTTAATAAGAGATATTTTCAAGCATAAGATAATCATTATAGGACATTTAAACTCGTGGATATTTTAACTCAGAATGTTATATCtaagtgaaatatttatcaCACAAGAACTGGGGAAAAGCTTCACTTGCTCTTTCGTTCATGACcctaatcagaaaaaaatatcaggTTATTTGCTGCCACGTTCATAAACTGTAACTATGGTGATACCTGAGAAACGTCAAGGTGTGGTAGACACATCAGAGGCCCGCCCTCTACCGTTAGAGATGATTAATTCTACTAATAACATTTATCTGCAATTCATGAGGTCAGTAAAGCATGCAATTCTAATTTCCATTAGAGTAAAAACGTTTCTTTAATAGCAATATATTGTAGTTAGTGTGTTTCCCATTCAAAATGTGTTGGTCGTATACTCTCGTAGTGTtatgatgatttgggctgcctaGTTCTGTGCACTACCCCAACAACCCGTGCGGTGATGGCGAGGAAACCCCGTTGACAAGGCACTGCTTTTTCATGACGGTGAGTTTCCCTTTGAGTGTATTATAATTTTGTGATAAAAATTTCaaggaaaaaacacacacaacctccttcctcccttccttcAGGGAGGGAAGAGAGTTTGAGCGGAGAGAAAAATCTATCCGAGACAGAACAGGGACAGTGAGAAAAATATATGAGtgggagagggagaaggaggaggaggagaaggaggggggagcAAATTAAAAGTTGCCAAATGGAGATATTGGGTTTCAAGAGGAGTGAGACAGGAGTAAAGGGTTTGCCTCTTTGAGTCGTCTTTATGTTTTGCTAATCGGGATTAATATGTATGCCGCGACACGGTGTTGTCCTGTAGCTTTTTCGACGGATTCAAGCCGACGTGTTCAAAATAGGCGTCGTCTCCACCGCGGCTAGCTAACCAGAACAGGCCGATGTTTATCGTTAAAATGCCGCGGAGCGTCCAGTCCCTGGATCTTTCCAGATCAGACCAGATTGCGGATATGGGGACAGAAACCCCGATTGAAACGCATCGGTTCGACATATCGAGACAAATGTGACGTTTTTCATGCTGGCAGATGAGCCACATAGAGGACAAATGAAAGCCTCCccaacagagaaagaaagatcACGTCAGAGACGACCAGCCACAGGCTGGACGACGGGGGTTTTTGTGCTGCTTGAATGCGATTATCATTCTGTCGATTCAGTctatttttggaaataaaactTGCAAGCTGTACATTAGCTGACTTACTAGGGCAATGGCGTTACGTTGCAGAACCAGTAGCAGGAATGGAGCAGGGGGTAGCTTGGCTGGCTTCGAAGCATGCATGCTAGGGCGGATTTCGAACAATGAATTGAGCCTGAAATTAACCAAAATGTTCGTTCTTTCCGGAAATCAACGTGCGATTAAACACCTCAGATTgagattaaacattttttatcgacatgtttttttcccattaaacgCGAAATGCTCGTTTCCAATGCCTTATTACACTCTTGCCCTGTGTTACTCAAATACAACAACCGTTGGAATTTAATCCGAATGTAACATGTCCATCTCGTAACGTCTTTACTTTGTAAACCGTTAACGGTTGATTTTGGGTGGTTAACATATTTGAATTTCGAAAAAGTGAAATAGACGTCTTTTTATTAACTTATTTGACGTGGAAGCCGCGCTCACTTGGATGTTAATTCATCAAATAAATTACGAAGACAATAATCGTTTGTTTTCCGTTTTTGTATTGAATTCTGACAATTAATTGTAACAGCTCTTTTGACATTGGCTACTTTTGAAGGACAGGAGAGCCTCTATCTGCTTCATATTCCTTCTACCGCTAAAATGTCCTCGATTCGTAATacatatttaagaaaatattcGGTATACATTTACTTTTGGCTCATTTTGATGAATATTCTTGTTGTTGCGGCCAGTTTTCATGTAACATTTTGTATGAAGCCCCGTCGTCCTTTGTTCTGCTCTGACCAAAGATGGAGGCTAAACGTGGCTCAGTTGAAAAGACAGCCTATGTCCTGGTAACAGCCATTTTGTAGCATTGCAGCTGTAATGTTTAACACATCCCCAGGAGCACAGTCTTTAtgttcatgactttttaaaacaacacaacataTGATTTAAGAATCACTGTGTTATCATGTCAATATTTGATTTGTGACAtggaaatttgtatttttatgactcttaaatacaataaatacatcattaaaaacaacagtgcttgaaaaaataccccaaaaaagAGTCAAATCTCATTACTCTCCTGTACCAAGTCACGTCTCCTTGGctattttgccccctttagTTGTAGTACACCCAGATAGATACATGCTACAGTAGGCTGACACAACATAAAGCCAACACCTCACTCAATGTAGAAACTCAAACAACCATTCAAGGTATAAATGGAGCAGGGTGGAGTTATTTACACTCAAATGCCCATTTTCACTCAGTGCAGACTCTAAAGACAACCAATGTGGGACAGCCGAGGAGGGTAATGGGTGGGAGTTAGTCTGTAAGAGACAAACATCTGTAGGAGGGGATAAGGGCCATCCTGCTTTCTACTTGTATACAGTTCTCCCATAGTGCTGAATGACATATCTGTCCCCCTCTTCCTCTCAAACCCACATTTCACACACCCATCTCTTTGTTTCTATCTCACCTACTTCATTCTACAGAACTCCCACACCCTGTATCTCACATGTTTAATTTGTAATCTTACTAAAAGCAGTATCTCGCCCTACAGCCCAGAAAACAAAGGTGTTAAATGACTGAATCCATGCTTCCTGCAGGAGATCTGTGAGTGAGATGTCCTTACTACTAACACTGGAATATAGTATATGCAAAACCACTGGAGTGCATATACTTGTACCTCACAATAAAGCCAAACACAAGTGCTAAATGAAGCTTTATTATCACAATTAACTGTTTACCTAGCACCTCCATGCAATAAAGACATggctcatgattttttaaattcatgccAGCTTGACTATTTCAAACCATCCTTATATTACTCTACATTCTTTCAGGTGTCATGGATGATGAGGACGATCGCCGTCTTCTGGATATTTTAGGGTATGAACCTCCTTATAAATCTCAGTGGgttcacacattttaaaatgcatccCTAAGCACAACTGCTATAGTTTACCATTATTAAAGGCTTTCTTCTTTATAGCCAAAGCCAAAATACAATTTTTCCTCTTACAGTGAATCAGGGAAGTTTACGGTGCTGTGAAATATTATTTGCCCcattcctgatttcttatttatgCATAATGTCACACATATGTTTCAGGTcaccaaacacattttaatatcagacaaagaCAGTTAATGTAATaccaaatgcagtttttaaatggtgatttcatttcatttactAGGttaaaagccatccaaaccctATGTTGAAAGGTAACTGCCCCCTAAACCCCATAACTGGTGGTGCCATCCTTGGCGCAACAACTACAGTCAAGTGTTTGCAATAACtgtcaatgagtctttcacatcattgTGGAAGAATTTTTGCCCAccctctttgcagaattgtttccATTCAGCCGCACTGGAAGGTTTTTCCAGCATGAtgtgtttaaggtcatgccacagcatctcagtcgaATGTGTCCACACcctgactaggccactccagaactttcattttgttttttgtttttttttaagccattcagagatggacttgctggtgtgtttaaGATCATGTCATGTTCCCTTCATGAAATGCTGTgatagttttactccagatgaaGTGACTtcccaaaaagttcaacttttgtctcatcagtccacagaatattttccctaAAGTCTCGGgcatcatcaagatgttttttagTAAATGTGAGaagagcctttgtgttctttttggtcagcaatGGTTTTGTCCTTTGAACTCTTCtttggatgccatttttgctcagtctctttttgttgtttaattaTGAAcagaccttaactgagtcaagtgaggcctgcaggtctttagatattgttctgggttcttttgggacctacTGGATGAATTGTCGATGTAcacttggagtaattttggagGGCCAGCCACCcctgagaaggttcaccactgttccaagttttctccatttgtggataataataataataataataataataataataataatggcaCTCATGGACTTAGATGAGCTTTGTAagcctttccagactgatgtcattgactttgtttccaatctgttttttaatttcttaaaatggcatcatggtgtgctgctttttgagatctttgggtctacttcactttgtcagacaggtttgatttaagtgatttcttgattcagcaggtctgaCAGTAATGAGGCCTGGGTGTAGCTTGTTAAAATGAACTCAGTTTTCCAAAAAAGGTTCAATTCAGGAATTAACAAGAGGGGGCAACTACTTTTTCACAAAGGGGTGACTTTTTCTTAATAAATGATCACCATTTATAAAGTACATTTTGGTTTTACTTaggttatttttgtctaatgTCTAAaattgtttgatgatctgaaggatttcagtgtgacaaatgtgcaacaAAAAGCAGGAAGTACTGcttcacagcactgtatctAAGGTTTGTAAAGCTCCCAAATGTGTCTTTTTCCCTTCCAGA
Protein-coding regions in this window:
- the prph2a gene encoding peripherin-2a, yielding MALMLVKFDLKKRVKLAQTVWFMYWFAVMAGVLIFSMGLFFKIELRKRSELMDNNESHFLPNLLILMGLIACGINAFGGKICYDSLDPSKFIKWKPMLKNFLMFCVGFNALLFLTALLCFVMRIPFQFTLAEGLRNGMKFYKDTDTPGRCYMKRTLDQMQMEFRCCGNDNYRDWFEIQWVSNRYLDFSAKEVKDRIGSNVDGQYLMDGVPFSCCNPSSPRPCIQHQMTNNSAHYSYDHYTEELNVWSRGCREALLSYYGGMMNTIGALVLLIFILEMGVTIGLQYVNSSLSTLANPDDPESESEGWILEKTVKETFTDIMAKMKAMGKGGKVEEGGEAAVATVS
- the tbcc gene encoding tubulin-specific chaperone C, which translates into the protein MCDNMDATAEVSQENGFTGESSAVRIQERLQKRHQERIEDAERRREAKESQSVAEEKGDYFFSTFNRERESIEELLSSCSGADKATLTQKLEEATAKTLQLQKFLSDSTLFLKQYDLRQAQAALQKLQTSLAEVREERLPKKKFAFKARTKATEKASTLVTDAPKPAVGSASTEVDGSALSVKCGFSNMNDVSLTKTAEEIQKQDVLLSHLTNCKVHLFGSPSTLHLKHIDRCEILCGPVSSSVFIDECKNSTLAFPCQQLRTHNTTDTQVYLHVTSRAIIEDCRGVSFAPFSWSYPTLEEDFAVSGLDQNLNNWDQVDDFNWLAAGTPSPNWTVIPEADRKTNWDS